The following coding sequences lie in one Arachis hypogaea cultivar Tifrunner chromosome 9, arahy.Tifrunner.gnm2.J5K5, whole genome shotgun sequence genomic window:
- the LOC140175196 gene encoding pentatricopeptide repeat-containing protein At2g02750-like encodes MSIFSKSISNNTLCLHHPSAAYALKVMFLPDALKVFKEMPQRNVVCFNAVLSGLSQNGLPGKALKVHCLAVEFYVYVATSLVTVYSNCGDVSASEVFKEMPLKSVVSYNVFVSRLLQNGIPHLVLDVFKDMIMVGFLEVKPNSVTLVSARFACATLLYACFGRQVHGLALKFASYDEVILVTALVDMYSKCGCRHAAFNVFNAAEGNNRNLIT; translated from the exons ATGtccatcttttcaaaatcaatttccaataataccttATGCCTTCACCACCCTTCTGCTGCTTACGCATTGAAAGTGATGTTCTTACCCGATGCTCTCAAGGTGTTCAAAGAAATGCCGCAACGGAATGTTGTGTGTTTCAATGCGGTGCTTTCTGGGCTCTCGCAAAATGGACTTCCAGGGAAGGCTTTGAAG GTGCATTGCTTGGCAGTTGAATTTTATGTTTATGTTGCCACTTCACTCGTCACTGTGTATTCAAATTGTGGTGACGTTTCTGCGAGTGAGGTATTTAAAGAAATGCCTCTGAAGAGTGTGGTGAGTTATAATGTGTTTGTTTCTAGGTTGTTGCAAAATGGGATTCCTCATTTGGTTTTGGATGTGTTTAAGGACATGATAATGGTGGGATTTTTAGAGGTTAAACCCAATTCAGTGACTTTGGTGTCTGCGCGTTTTGCTTGTGCTACCTTATTGTATGCTTGTTTTGGTAGACAGGTTCATGGTCTTGCTTTAAAATTTGCTTCATATGATGAAGTTATATTGGTTACTGCACTTGTGGACATGTATTCCAAGTGTGGTTGTCGGCATGCTGCTTTCAATGTCTTCAATGCAGCCGAAGGGAATAATAGAAACTTGATCACTTAG